A window of the Lactuca sativa cultivar Salinas chromosome 5, Lsat_Salinas_v11, whole genome shotgun sequence genome harbors these coding sequences:
- the LOC122197886 gene encoding protein FAR-RED ELONGATED HYPOCOTYL 3-like, producing MYIKPDEFEKKWELIINEFNLEDKRWFYDKFELRDKWILAYFSDTRMSGLMKTTSRLESMNSFFNTYSQSINLLLHFMMNYDTTIQKQRNTQQELDNQTKKAYRKKSIKVPGTANTNMLEQKMMELYKVEQLNKNKIKLPTNDVKCTCEHFNCFGTLCRHAFNILMKHVIKEILEEYIKDRWRKDVISRHYHFGRHKTKSMLKEYKNNPTNELQKNRIDVEDVGKLMGISIPKDIDINVPNVQSNKRSGKKSRIQSVTEITYKNLNKKTRRCSGCGERAPHNLRTCPIKLAAEQISKAI from the exons ATGTATATCAAACCTGATGAATTTGAAAAGAAGTGGGAGTTGATTATTAATGAATTCAATCTGGAAGATAAAAGATGGTTCTATGATAAGTTTGAATTACGTGACAAATGGATACTTGCATACTTCAGTGACACAAGAATGTCTGGATTGATGAAAACCACTTCAAGATTAGAAAGCATGaattccttcttcaacacttactcTCAATCTATAAATTTACTTTTACATTTCATGATGAACTATGACACAacaattcaaaaacaaagaaatacACAACAAGAGCTTGATAATCAAACAAAGAAGGCG TACAGAAAGAAATCTATAAAGGTTCCTGGTACTGCCAATACGAACATGTTGGAACAAAAAATGATGGAGTTATACAAAGTGGAACAACTGAACAAAAACA AAATAAAACTTCCAACAAATGATGTAAAATGTACTTGTGAACACTTCAACTGCTTTGGGACTTTGTGCAGACATGCATTCAACATACTCATGAAACATGTAATTAAGGAGATACTTGAAGAGTACATTAAGGATCGTTGGAGAAAGGATGTGATATCAAGGCATTATCATTTTGGTAGACAT AAAACAAAAAGTATGTTGAAGGAATATAAAAACAATCCTACAAATGAATTGCAGAAGAATAGGATAGATGTTGAAGATGTAGGAAAGCTTATGGGCATATCTATTCCAAAAGACATTGACATCaatgttccaaatgttcaaagtAATAAAAGAAGTGGAAAGAAAAGTAGAATTCAAAGTGTAACagaaataacatataaaaatttaaacaagAAAACAAGAAGATGCTCAGGATGTGGAGAAAGGGCTCCTCATAACTTGCGAACATGCCCAATTAAACTTGCAGCAGAACAAATATCAAAAGCTATATAG